ATCCTTTACAAATTCCTTTTATGTACAATTGTTGATTTACTTTTATAGTATTAATATTGGTTGTTTCTTTATCGTCTAAATCGCAAATAATACTAGAATTAGTAGTATTGTTTAAGATAATTGTGCGCCGGTTGTTTAAATGAGATATGTTTTTTACGCTGCCATAAATTGTAATAATTTTATTCGTGTATTTTTTATTTGATTGAGTTTCATTTTGTTCAAATTCTTTCAAAAGCTGATCGGCAGAAATAGTAAATTCCGATTCAGTTTTTTTAATACTTTTATCAAAAAATATAGCTTGATAGATAAAAATACCTAAGACGAGTAAAAAAACACTTTTTAAAAGGAAGCTATATCTTTTAGCCATAGAGCTATATTTAATTTCTATCAAAGAAAACTAATTATTTTAATTAATTTAGAATAATTTTGAATGAAAAGGAAAATACAACGATGAAAAGGAAAAAATGATTATTGATCATTTTTATATAAGACCAAATGAAAAAAGATAAATTATATCTATTTACTGTTTTATCAATAACAGTTGTGTTTTTAATTATTGCTTTTATTGCAGCCAAATATTTTATTAAGGCAAGTGCAAATCAATTAATAGAAGTACAAGTTGAAACCAGTAAAAGAGAGGCAAATGAAATTGCTAGCATTATAGATTTTCAATTGGCAAATAATCTAAATAAAGAAGCGGTTTTAGAAAATTTGCAAACCACTATTTTAGGAACAAATTCAAACGCTTGGTTTATTTCGGTTTTAGATTGGTCTGGAAAAAAAGTATGCTATCCAGATAAAACGAAGTTAGGAGAGATTGAAAAATCAAATTCTAATTTATTACAATCATTAAAAGAAAAGAACAATTCTGAAGATTTGTATGATATTCTTGTTTCAAACAGATCAGAAGAAAAAGGAAAAGAATATGTAGAGGTAATTCATACTGCTCCAGTAAAAAGCACCGATTTATTAATAGCTGCAAACGTGAACGTAAGTAGCATTGATAAACAATTACAACAATTGAAACGTAACTTTTATTTAATTTTCTTATTAATGGGAATATTAGTTATTGTTTTATCATCTGTGGCTGTTCGTATTATAGGAAGTAAATATGAGAAGCAATTAGAAGAAAAGTATACTTCTTTAGAGTCTGAAGTTATTAATTTGTCTAAATTGAATACCGATTTGGTAAATTATAAAGAGAAAAAAGAAAAAGATTTAGAAAGAGAAGCTAAAATTGCTGCCGAACTCGCTACTCAAATAGAAGAAAAAGAAGAGGTTGTTTTAGAACCAAGCGAAACTGAGGTAAACGAACCAAACAGAAAAAGAATCTTAACATATATGCGAAATGAATTAGTACCTGTACTAATAAACGAGATAGCATATGTGTATACGGAGAATACAATTACTTATGTTGTAAATTTCGACGGAAAGAAGTCTACATCTAACGCA
This genomic stretch from Tenacibaculum jejuense harbors:
- a CDS encoding LytR/AlgR family response regulator transcription factor — its product is MKKDKLYLFTVLSITVVFLIIAFIAAKYFIKASANQLIEVQVETSKREANEIASIIDFQLANNLNKEAVLENLQTTILGTNSNAWFISVLDWSGKKVCYPDKTKLGEIEKSNSNLLQSLKEKNNSEDLYDILVSNRSEEKGKEYVEVIHTAPVKSTDLLIAANVNVSSIDKQLQQLKRNFYLIFLLMGILVIVLSSVAVRIIGSKYEKQLEEKYTSLESEVINLSKLNTDLVNYKEKKEKDLEREAKIAAELATQIEEKEEVVLEPSETEVNEPNRKRILTYMRNELVPVLINEIAYVYTENTITYVVNFDGKKSTSNASLDDMYTNFDPTLFFRANRQYIISISAIDKIIKYGKSQLKIVLNSNANEEIIISKNKAAEFKQWLNM
- a CDS encoding OB-fold protein, whose translation is MAKRYSFLLKSVFLLVLGIFIYQAIFFDKSIKKTESEFTISADQLLKEFEQNETQSNKKYTNKIITIYGSVKNISHLNNRRTIILNNTTNSSIICDLDDKETTNINTIKVNQQLYIKGICKGYLKDVILLNCFLDTRNNHE